A genomic stretch from Limnobacter thiooxidans includes:
- a CDS encoding cryptochrome/deoxyribodipyrimidine photo-lyase family protein — translation MHLHLVWLKKDLRLSDHAPLHLAAEAARSTGGALVLLYCLEPRLIKQPDSAPQHFEFTRECLQELATALPDYVPLFLAKANMPVALQTLLMSGVEQLSVYSHEETGNWASFERDKEVMRWCKARGVDWQEFPSNAVVRGLKNRDEWGKLWLETMRKPVLPVPDFTQLPQALQFDFPDSLHANLQDNGLPCEILNTTPWPTWAKFEHFYSRHQVDKPQRQRGGRLHAQACLAEFLSERGMNYRFEMSSPLSAESACSRISPYLAFGVISIREILDMLSRAREQIAQSELAPKAQSQWKQSFKSFESRLHWHCHFIQKLESEPELEFRSAHRGLNGMRNAAELSTEEKHRLATWIEGRTGYPMVDACMRMLKATGWVNFRMRAMLVAFASYQLWLDWRHTAPLLAQEFLDYEPGIHYPQFQMQSGVTGINTLRIYNPVKQAKDHDPQGVFIRRWVPELTNIPDEWIGEPWNTPLLIQHECGCLIGTHYPWPVVNPDTAISQARANITEFRQSKGFVEESRRVYQKHGSRNPNRNGTVKTRSVKTGQGKLKENADQPVVVDDPQQSLF, via the coding sequence ATGCACCTGCACCTTGTTTGGCTGAAAAAAGACCTGCGCTTAAGCGACCATGCACCTTTGCACTTGGCTGCAGAGGCTGCGCGCAGCACGGGCGGCGCTTTGGTGTTGCTGTACTGCCTTGAACCCAGACTGATCAAGCAGCCTGACAGTGCGCCCCAGCACTTTGAGTTCACACGGGAATGCCTGCAGGAGTTGGCCACTGCTTTGCCCGACTATGTGCCCCTCTTTCTGGCCAAAGCAAATATGCCGGTGGCACTTCAAACCCTCTTGATGTCAGGTGTCGAGCAACTCTCGGTTTACAGCCACGAGGAAACTGGAAATTGGGCCAGTTTCGAGCGCGACAAAGAGGTAATGCGCTGGTGCAAGGCCAGGGGTGTGGATTGGCAGGAATTCCCCAGCAATGCCGTGGTACGCGGTCTGAAAAATCGCGATGAATGGGGTAAGCTGTGGCTGGAAACCATGCGCAAACCGGTGTTGCCTGTTCCTGATTTCACGCAGTTGCCGCAGGCGCTGCAATTTGATTTTCCAGATTCCTTGCATGCCAACTTGCAAGACAACGGCTTGCCCTGTGAAATTCTCAACACCACGCCGTGGCCCACGTGGGCAAAATTCGAGCATTTCTACAGCCGGCACCAAGTCGACAAGCCGCAGCGCCAGCGCGGTGGGCGGCTTCACGCGCAAGCTTGCCTTGCCGAGTTCCTCAGTGAACGCGGCATGAACTACCGCTTTGAAATGTCCAGCCCCTTGAGCGCTGAATCCGCATGCTCGCGTATTTCACCGTACCTGGCGTTTGGGGTGATTTCCATTCGTGAAATTCTGGACATGTTAAGCCGGGCCCGCGAGCAAATTGCGCAAAGCGAACTTGCACCCAAAGCCCAGTCTCAGTGGAAGCAATCATTCAAGTCGTTTGAAAGCCGTTTGCACTGGCATTGCCATTTCATTCAGAAACTGGAAAGCGAGCCCGAGCTGGAGTTTCGGTCTGCCCACCGCGGCTTGAATGGCATGCGCAATGCTGCAGAACTAAGCACAGAGGAAAAACACAGGCTGGCCACCTGGATTGAAGGTCGCACAGGCTACCCCATGGTAGACGCCTGCATGCGCATGCTGAAAGCTACAGGCTGGGTCAACTTCCGCATGCGCGCCATGCTGGTGGCATTTGCTTCGTACCAGCTGTGGCTCGACTGGCGGCACACTGCGCCCCTGTTGGCACAGGAGTTTCTGGATTACGAGCCCGGCATTCACTACCCGCAGTTTCAAATGCAATCAGGGGTAACTGGCATCAACACCCTGCGAATTTACAACCCCGTGAAGCAAGCCAAAGACCATGATCCGCAAGGCGTGTTTATTCGCCGCTGGGTGCCTGAATTGACAAATATTCCAGACGAATGGATTGGCGAGCCCTGGAATACACCCTTGTTGATTCAGCATGAATGCGGCTGCCTGATTGGCACGCATTACCCCTGGCCTGTTGTGAACCCCGACACAGCCATTTCACAAGCCCGTGCCAACATCACCGAGTTTCGTCAAAGCAAGGGCTTTGTGGAAGAATCCAGGCGGGTGTATCAGAAGCATGGTTCGAGAAACCCGAACCGAAATGGCACCGTGAAAACCAGATCGGTCAAAACAGGTCAAGGTAAGCTGAAGGAAAATGCGGATCAGCCTGTGGTAGTGGACGACCCGCAACAAAGCCTGTTTTAG
- a CDS encoding TrmH family RNA methyltransferase, producing the protein MSYERNFTLIESAQNERLKNAIRLLASNNALRQSGLAAAEGLHLAESLLHLPGVNIESVWIPQSLLNKPEWLTLSALSDVLENGLVRCFVLSDALFSKLSKLKTPTGPMIFFEPENASTGIDLSKDIALLDGIQDPGNVGTLLRNCAAAGVQQVALSDHSAWVWSDKVLRAGMGAQFSLHLFSESDLLKALGASAGKVTVRATSLHPKSVDLFDADLKPAGIWVFGSEGQGVSPAWLDRASHYIRIPQSHHIESLNVGSSSAVCLFEQFRQRR; encoded by the coding sequence ATGAGCTACGAACGCAATTTCACCTTGATCGAATCAGCACAGAATGAGCGGCTAAAAAATGCAATCCGCTTGCTGGCTTCCAACAATGCTCTGCGTCAAAGTGGTCTGGCTGCGGCTGAAGGTTTGCACTTGGCTGAAAGCTTGCTGCATTTACCGGGGGTGAACATTGAATCCGTCTGGATTCCGCAAAGCCTTCTGAACAAACCCGAGTGGCTCACACTTTCTGCATTGAGTGACGTGCTGGAGAATGGACTGGTGCGTTGCTTTGTACTCAGCGATGCCTTGTTTTCAAAGCTCAGCAAATTGAAAACGCCCACGGGTCCGATGATTTTCTTCGAACCAGAGAATGCAAGCACAGGCATTGATTTGAGCAAAGACATCGCCCTGCTGGACGGTATTCAAGACCCGGGCAATGTGGGTACCTTGTTGCGCAACTGTGCTGCGGCTGGTGTGCAGCAAGTGGCCTTGAGCGACCACAGCGCCTGGGTTTGGTCAGACAAGGTGCTGCGTGCCGGCATGGGCGCCCAATTCAGCCTGCACCTGTTTTCTGAAAGCGATTTGTTGAAAGCCCTTGGCGCGTCAGCAGGCAAGGTGACCGTGCGTGCCACAAGCCTGCACCCAAAAAGTGTCGATCTTTTTGACGCCGACTTGAAGCCTGCTGGTATTTGGGTTTTTGGAAGTGAAGGGCAGGGAGTCAGCCCTGCATGGCTAGACCGCGCCAGCCACTACATCCGCATTCCACAAAGCCATCACATTGAAAGCCTGAATGTGGGCAGCAGCAGCGCGGTGTGTTTGTTTGAACAATTCAGGCAACGGCGTTAA
- a CDS encoding ribonuclease HII, giving the protein MAERPKRASSPQRVKVTRPLQEWHEIQAYASENGLHVIGVDEAGRGPLCGPVVAGAALLATPNPIEGLACSKTLSATRREALAMLIHEKAHASAVSQATVEEIDQLNILQASLLAMWRAVDIVVQLAGLTPEQCLIAVDGNKLPKWPYKAIAVVKGDTKIPAISAGSILAKVARDEWCKAHAVQYPLYELNVHMGYPTPRHMALLREHGATPVHRKSFRPVREALERAQQQLSF; this is encoded by the coding sequence ATGGCTGAGCGGCCCAAAAGGGCAAGCTCTCCTCAACGTGTCAAAGTAACCAGACCCCTCCAGGAGTGGCACGAGATTCAAGCCTATGCATCAGAGAATGGTCTGCATGTGATTGGAGTGGATGAAGCGGGTCGCGGCCCGCTGTGTGGCCCTGTTGTGGCAGGTGCAGCTTTGCTGGCCACGCCCAACCCGATTGAAGGTTTGGCGTGTTCCAAAACATTGAGTGCAACGCGGCGTGAAGCATTGGCAATGCTGATCCACGAAAAAGCCCACGCCAGTGCGGTTTCGCAGGCCACAGTGGAAGAAATTGACCAGCTCAATATTTTGCAGGCCAGCTTGCTGGCCATGTGGCGTGCAGTGGATATCGTTGTTCAGCTGGCTGGCTTGACGCCAGAACAATGCCTGATTGCAGTGGACGGCAACAAGCTGCCAAAATGGCCATACAAGGCCATTGCCGTGGTGAAGGGCGACACCAAAATTCCAGCCATCTCTGCTGGGTCAATTCTGGCCAAAGTGGCGCGTGATGAATGGTGCAAAGCCCATGCGGTGCAATACCCACTTTACGAACTCAATGTTCACATGGGATATCCCACGCCGCGCCACATGGCCTTGTTGCGGGAACATGGCGCAACCCCTGTGCACCGAAAGTCTTTCCGCCCTGTGCGTGAGGCGCTTGAACGGGCGCAGCAACAACTGTCGTTTTAA
- the lpxB gene encoding lipid-A-disaccharide synthase, with amino-acid sequence MFGSLTPYPADPADLAIVVGEASGDWIGALAIEQLIKTQPLQNPLRLEGIAGAKLRELGVKALHQSEELSVRGYVEVLRHLPRLLNMRKSLIQHWSTVSRPKVFVGVDAPDFNLNLELALRESGVPTIQVVCPSIWAWRMERIHKIKAACSHVLCIFPFEPEILAKEGIPATYIGHPMAALVPNEIDPASYRNKLGLQMDGQLLAVLPGSRGAEVKYIGPAFVQAAMALVEKKPNLRFVTPMPPGSTLLNQFKAMIPPQLLDRWTLVEGHSHECMAAADAVMLASGTATLEAMMYRKPMVIAYKMPWLSYQMMKGKGYMPFVGLPNILLNEFAVPELLQDDATPEALAEKVLFQLDNDANRNRLERLFAEQHQRLLQPSGDIACRVIQQVMHG; translated from the coding sequence ATGTTTGGTTCATTGACCCCTTATCCTGCAGACCCCGCGGACTTGGCCATTGTTGTGGGTGAAGCCTCGGGCGACTGGATAGGAGCGCTTGCAATTGAACAACTGATCAAGACGCAGCCGCTACAGAACCCGCTGCGCCTGGAAGGCATTGCGGGTGCCAAGTTGCGAGAACTGGGTGTAAAGGCCTTGCACCAGTCGGAAGAGCTGTCGGTGCGGGGATATGTGGAAGTGCTTCGCCACCTGCCGCGTTTGCTGAACATGCGCAAAAGCCTGATTCAACACTGGTCCACCGTTAGCCGCCCCAAGGTGTTCGTCGGGGTGGACGCACCCGATTTCAATTTGAATCTGGAATTGGCCCTTCGCGAAAGTGGCGTACCTACAATTCAGGTGGTGTGCCCCTCAATCTGGGCATGGCGCATGGAACGCATTCACAAGATCAAGGCAGCCTGCAGCCATGTTTTGTGCATTTTCCCGTTTGAGCCTGAAATTCTCGCCAAAGAGGGCATACCTGCGACCTACATTGGCCACCCAATGGCTGCGCTTGTACCCAATGAGATTGATCCTGCTTCTTATCGAAACAAGCTTGGTTTGCAGATGGATGGTCAGCTTCTGGCGGTGCTGCCCGGCAGCCGTGGGGCTGAGGTCAAATACATTGGCCCGGCTTTTGTGCAGGCTGCAATGGCATTGGTGGAAAAAAAGCCGAATTTGCGCTTTGTGACACCCATGCCGCCTGGCAGTACTTTGCTGAATCAGTTCAAGGCGATGATTCCGCCGCAATTGCTGGATCGATGGACCCTGGTTGAAGGCCATTCACATGAATGCATGGCCGCTGCAGATGCAGTGATGTTGGCCAGCGGCACCGCCACGCTGGAGGCGATGATGTATCGCAAACCCATGGTAATTGCGTACAAAATGCCGTGGCTGAGTTATCAAATGATGAAAGGCAAGGGTTACATGCCCTTTGTGGGCCTGCCAAATATTTTGTTGAATGAATTTGCGGTGCCCGAATTGCTTCAGGACGACGCCACCCCTGAAGCACTGGCCGAAAAAGTACTTTTTCAGTTGGACAACGATGCCAACCGCAACCGTTTGGAAAGGCTGTTTGCCGAGCAGCACCAACGCCTGCTTCAACCTTCAGGTGACATAGCATGCCGGGTGATACAACAGGTGATGCATGGCTGA
- the lpxA gene encoding acyl-ACP--UDP-N-acetylglucosamine O-acyltransferase, giving the protein MPIHASAIVDPKAELDSTVEVGPFSVIGPNVKIGARTKVGPHMIISGHTTIGEDNVFHGSATIGGDPQDKKYKGEPTELIIGDRNTVREYCTFNTGTVQDGGKTTMANDNWIMAYVHIAHDCHIGSNTIIANSVQLAGHVIIGDWVILGGMSGVHQFIRVGDHAMTAFQTKLTQDVPPFVMAAGYPAVPAGINSEGLKRRGFSPDAILNIKRAYKAIYRQGLSIADAKEAIDALAVAAPEDAKPHLAHMKVFLDQATRGIVR; this is encoded by the coding sequence ATGCCCATACATGCTTCTGCAATTGTAGATCCCAAAGCTGAACTGGACAGCACGGTTGAAGTTGGACCGTTCTCCGTGATTGGTCCCAATGTCAAAATTGGTGCTCGCACCAAGGTAGGGCCGCACATGATCATCAGCGGCCACACCACGATTGGTGAAGACAATGTTTTTCATGGTTCTGCCACAATCGGTGGCGATCCTCAGGACAAGAAGTACAAAGGCGAGCCGACCGAACTCATTATCGGCGACCGCAATACAGTGCGCGAATACTGCACCTTCAACACGGGCACTGTGCAGGATGGCGGAAAGACCACCATGGCCAATGACAACTGGATCATGGCCTATGTACATATTGCGCACGACTGCCACATTGGCAGCAACACCATCATTGCCAACAGTGTTCAACTGGCTGGACATGTGATTATCGGTGACTGGGTCATTCTGGGCGGCATGAGCGGTGTTCACCAGTTCATACGCGTGGGTGACCACGCCATGACTGCGTTTCAAACCAAACTGACACAGGATGTGCCACCTTTTGTCATGGCAGCTGGATACCCGGCTGTGCCTGCGGGCATCAATTCCGAAGGCTTGAAGCGTCGCGGTTTCTCACCCGATGCCATATTGAACATCAAGCGTGCCTACAAGGCGATTTATCGCCAGGGTTTGAGCATTGCAGATGCCAAGGAAGCCATTGATGCACTGGCTGTGGCCGCCCCCGAAGATGCAAAGCCCCACCTTGCTCACATGAAGGTGTTCCTCGACCAGGCCACACGCGGAATTGTGCGCTAA
- the fabZ gene encoding 3-hydroxyacyl-ACP dehydratase FabZ, with the protein MNTPVMDIKGILENLPHRYPFVLVDRVLELEPNVRILAQKNVSYNEPYFPGHFPVHPVMPGVLIMEALAQAAGLLSFKSMEAAPDKNLVYYFVGIDNCRFKKPVVPGDVLMLDVRVQRVSRGIWKYEAKALVDGNVVALADLMCTAREV; encoded by the coding sequence ATGAATACTCCAGTTATGGACATCAAAGGCATTTTGGAAAATCTGCCGCATCGTTACCCCTTCGTGCTCGTGGACCGCGTACTGGAACTCGAACCCAATGTGCGGATTCTGGCCCAGAAAAACGTGAGCTACAACGAACCTTATTTTCCTGGGCATTTTCCCGTGCACCCAGTCATGCCTGGTGTGCTGATCATGGAAGCGCTGGCACAAGCAGCCGGTTTGCTGTCATTCAAATCCATGGAAGCTGCGCCTGACAAGAATCTGGTGTACTACTTCGTGGGCATCGACAACTGCCGCTTCAAGAAGCCTGTAGTGCCTGGTGATGTTTTGATGTTGGACGTTCGGGTTCAGCGAGTGTCTCGCGGCATCTGGAAGTACGAAGCGAAGGCGCTGGTGGATGGCAATGTGGTTGCGCTTGCTGATTTGATGTGCACGGCCCGCGAAGTGTAA
- the lpxD gene encoding UDP-3-O-(3-hydroxymyristoyl)glucosamine N-acyltransferase: protein MNFVETKLGDLVATFGGRLASFSGDNSASSDVLLSGIQSLEKAGQNNLGFLANPKFRDQLLTSSAGVVLVRESQFIELQQYLKANRADAGRLLAWLVSDPYLYYAKIQQWWVSRSEFKPEPGVHPSAVVDPTADVAPTASIAANCVIGAHAKVGEGSRIEAGVVLGNHVEIGAFSRIYPNVTVYDESLIGDHCIIHSGVVIGADGFGFANEKGAWVKIPQVGQVIIGDQVEIGANTTIDRGALDDTLIGFGVKLDNQIQIAHNVTVGDHSAMAGCVGVAGSTSIGARCTVGGAAMIFGHLNIADGTHVSGASVVMSSIKEPGAYTGIFPLQQHKDWEKTAVTLKQLVKLRTELRELKKQQS from the coding sequence ATGAATTTCGTTGAAACGAAGCTTGGCGACCTTGTCGCCACATTTGGTGGCCGTCTTGCTTCGTTTTCCGGCGATAACTCGGCGTCTTCCGATGTTTTGCTGTCCGGAATCCAATCTCTGGAGAAAGCAGGGCAGAATAATCTCGGCTTTCTGGCCAACCCCAAGTTTCGCGATCAATTGCTCACATCATCGGCGGGCGTAGTGCTGGTTCGCGAATCTCAATTCATTGAGCTTCAACAATATCTGAAGGCCAATCGAGCTGACGCGGGCCGTCTGCTGGCCTGGCTGGTCAGCGACCCTTATCTGTATTACGCAAAAATTCAGCAATGGTGGGTATCCCGCAGTGAATTCAAGCCAGAGCCCGGGGTGCATCCCAGCGCTGTGGTTGACCCCACAGCCGATGTGGCACCAACAGCCAGCATCGCAGCCAACTGTGTGATTGGCGCCCATGCCAAAGTAGGAGAGGGCAGCCGGATTGAAGCAGGGGTGGTGCTGGGCAATCATGTCGAAATCGGCGCCTTCAGTCGAATTTATCCCAATGTCACCGTGTACGACGAAAGTCTCATCGGCGACCATTGCATCATTCATTCAGGCGTTGTCATTGGTGCAGACGGCTTTGGTTTTGCCAATGAAAAAGGGGCATGGGTCAAGATTCCGCAAGTGGGCCAGGTGATTATCGGTGATCAGGTTGAAATCGGTGCCAATACCACCATTGATCGTGGAGCGCTGGATGACACACTGATTGGTTTCGGCGTGAAACTGGATAATCAGATCCAGATCGCTCACAATGTCACCGTGGGCGACCATTCTGCCATGGCCGGTTGTGTGGGTGTGGCCGGCAGCACAAGCATTGGCGCGCGTTGTACCGTGGGAGGGGCGGCCATGATTTTCGGTCACTTGAATATTGCCGATGGTACCCATGTATCGGGTGCCTCGGTGGTCATGAGCAGTATCAAGGAACCTGGTGCCTACACGGGTATATTCCCCTTGCAGCAGCACAAGGACTGGGAGAAGACCGCAGTGACGCTCAAACAACTGGTCAAACTTCGCACTGAACTACGCGAATTGAAAAAACAACAATCCTAA
- a CDS encoding OmpH family outer membrane protein → MAQAQAATKIGFVNTERILRDSKFAVESQKKLERDFAKRQKELEDLASKVKAEATKLDKDAITLPEAEKVRRQRDLAETDRDFQRKRREFEEDLAQRKNQVVGELVERANRVIRQIAEKENYDIIFQEAVYANKRIDITDQVLGSLDNAK, encoded by the coding sequence ATGGCGCAGGCACAGGCTGCCACAAAAATCGGGTTTGTGAACACTGAGCGGATCCTGCGTGATTCCAAGTTTGCTGTCGAGTCGCAGAAGAAGCTGGAACGCGACTTCGCCAAGCGTCAGAAAGAACTGGAAGATCTGGCCAGCAAGGTCAAGGCTGAAGCCACCAAGCTGGACAAGGATGCAATCACATTGCCAGAAGCTGAAAAAGTTCGCCGTCAACGCGACTTGGCTGAAACTGATCGAGATTTCCAGCGCAAGCGCCGCGAGTTCGAAGAGGACTTGGCTCAACGCAAAAACCAGGTTGTGGGTGAGTTGGTTGAGCGTGCGAATCGCGTGATTCGTCAAATCGCCGAGAAGGAAAACTATGACATCATTTTCCAGGAAGCGGTTTACGCCAACAAGCGCATTGACATCACTGACCAAGTGCTTGGCAGCTTGGACAACGCCAAATAA
- the bamA gene encoding outer membrane protein assembly factor BamA — MTIRSTLFPARLVYPVVAVCALSVSVVHAQANQFVVKDIEVEGLRRTEAGTVFSYLPIRVGDTFTDEKALQAIRSLFATGFFEDVKISAKGDVLVVTVVERPAIASVEINGTKEFDKDTLKEALKGVGIGESLIFDRSLLDKAEQELKRQYLSRSKYGAQVQTRVDQLARNRVGITFNVDEGESASIKQLKIIGSKEFTEKQLLEEFELSTGGLMSWYSKNDQYSRQKLSGDVEKLRSFYLNRGYADFSIENTQVQIAPNKQDIFITITIKEGQKFTFGDVELSGQLLGRDAELRGLMQAKKGETFNGEALTDTTKSIQDRLGNYGYAFANANVIPELDREKRVVNINIAVDPGKRVYVRRMNVGGNTRTKDEVVRREFRQFESSWYDSRKIQLSKERVDRLGYFSNVDIETQPVPGTSDQIDVNMQVEEKPTGNLLLGAGISSTDSLVLSAAIQQQNLFGTGKTVGLELNTSKVNRTISFSQTDPYFTIDGVSRSFEVYNRRTDPSSLNLGDYIIETTGAGMRFGYPISEFERISFGAGYEGTDLEVGQFSPARFQRYVNDFGNSSYAVLLNAGYSYDSRDSAIAPTRGRVTRLTAEYATPLGDQEFIRTTYQEQFYFPIGKLYTLALNGEVTGGFGLGNSPYPIFRNVYAGGIGTVRGYRASTLGDRDADNVPIGGSKRLIGNAEFFFPIPGMTKDRTFRAFTFLDAGNVFQSNEKISFGDLRYSTGVGISWLSPVGPLKFSLGIPLNSESQDETQRVQFTIGTGF; from the coding sequence ATGACAATAAGAAGTACTCTGTTTCCCGCGAGATTGGTATACCCAGTCGTGGCAGTCTGCGCATTGTCCGTGAGCGTGGTCCATGCCCAAGCCAACCAGTTTGTGGTAAAGGACATCGAGGTTGAAGGTCTACGCCGGACAGAAGCAGGAACTGTGTTCAGTTACCTGCCAATTCGTGTTGGTGACACTTTCACGGATGAGAAGGCACTTCAGGCTATTCGGTCCCTGTTTGCCACTGGTTTTTTTGAAGATGTCAAAATTTCAGCCAAAGGCGATGTTTTGGTGGTCACCGTTGTTGAACGACCAGCCATCGCCTCCGTGGAAATTAACGGTACTAAAGAATTTGACAAAGACACCTTGAAAGAAGCACTGAAAGGCGTGGGTATCGGTGAATCACTGATATTCGACCGCTCCTTGCTGGACAAGGCAGAGCAGGAATTGAAGCGCCAGTACCTGTCCCGTAGCAAATACGGTGCGCAGGTTCAAACACGTGTTGATCAACTGGCTCGCAACCGCGTAGGCATCACATTCAATGTGGATGAAGGTGAATCGGCTTCAATCAAACAGTTGAAAATCATCGGAAGCAAAGAGTTTACCGAGAAGCAACTGCTTGAAGAATTTGAGTTGAGTACCGGTGGCTTGATGTCTTGGTATAGCAAAAACGATCAATATTCCCGCCAAAAGCTAAGTGGTGACGTTGAAAAGCTGCGCTCGTTTTACCTGAATCGTGGTTATGCAGATTTTAGTATTGAAAATACACAGGTTCAGATTGCGCCGAACAAGCAGGATATTTTCATCACCATCACCATCAAAGAAGGTCAGAAATTTACCTTTGGTGATGTGGAGCTAAGTGGCCAGCTACTTGGACGTGACGCAGAGCTTCGTGGCTTGATGCAGGCTAAAAAGGGTGAAACCTTCAATGGTGAAGCGTTGACGGACACCACCAAGTCCATTCAGGACCGTTTGGGTAACTACGGCTATGCTTTTGCCAATGCAAACGTCATTCCAGAGCTGGATCGTGAGAAACGGGTGGTGAATATCAACATCGCCGTTGACCCGGGCAAGCGTGTTTATGTTCGCCGTATGAATGTGGGTGGCAACACTCGCACCAAGGACGAGGTGGTTCGTCGCGAATTCCGCCAGTTTGAATCTTCTTGGTACGATTCTCGCAAGATTCAGTTGTCCAAAGAACGAGTGGACCGTCTTGGTTATTTCTCGAATGTCGACATTGAAACTCAACCTGTCCCCGGTACGTCTGATCAAATTGACGTGAACATGCAGGTCGAGGAAAAGCCAACAGGCAACTTGTTGCTGGGTGCTGGTATATCCAGTACTGACAGCCTGGTTCTGTCCGCTGCAATTCAGCAGCAAAACCTGTTTGGTACGGGTAAAACAGTTGGCCTTGAGCTCAATACCAGCAAGGTCAATCGAACCATTTCGTTTTCCCAGACAGATCCTTACTTCACAATTGACGGCGTATCCCGCAGCTTTGAAGTGTATAACCGTCGGACTGACCCTAGTTCACTGAATCTCGGCGACTACATCATTGAAACCACGGGCGCCGGCATGCGCTTTGGATATCCTATCAGCGAATTCGAGCGCATTTCATTTGGTGCGGGCTATGAAGGTACCGATCTGGAAGTCGGGCAGTTTAGTCCCGCACGATTCCAACGTTATGTGAATGATTTCGGGAACTCCAGTTATGCCGTGCTTTTGAATGCGGGCTATTCATATGACTCCCGTGATTCAGCAATTGCCCCAACCCGGGGCCGCGTTACTCGCCTGACAGCCGAGTATGCAACGCCGTTGGGCGATCAGGAATTCATTCGAACCACCTACCAGGAACAGTTTTACTTCCCGATTGGCAAGCTTTACACACTTGCTTTGAACGGTGAAGTGACCGGTGGCTTCGGGCTGGGCAATTCACCCTACCCAATCTTCCGCAATGTGTACGCGGGAGGTATTGGCACGGTGAGGGGCTATCGCGCGTCAACACTTGGTGATCGTGATGCGGACAACGTACCTATTGGTGGTTCAAAGCGCTTGATCGGCAATGCGGAATTCTTCTTCCCAATTCCCGGCATGACGAAAGATCGTACGTTCAGGGCATTCACATTCCTTGACGCGGGCAATGTGTTCCAGAGCAACGAAAAAATCAGTTTTGGTGATTTGCGGTATTCAACTGGTGTAGGTATTTCCTGGTTGTCGCCAGTGGGGCCATTGAAGTTCAGTTTGGGCATACCACTGAATAGTGAGTCTCAGGATGAAACGCAACGTGTTCAGTTCACGATTGGCACCGGTTTCTAA